From a region of the Halolamina sp. CBA1230 genome:
- a CDS encoding DUF2103 domain-containing protein, which yields MDCRRCGTELDRPGDYCLACDTANCDAVVVEFDRERATLTFLRDPPEHADEEAPEVVGETTITTVPEEDPEARVVELRNFAGKVADEIRRKRPEEVYAAGAREPLRECRAQLHHRFYRVPDDDPVERVRSQRGERSLEVVETPPAEKLGGSHSTLIGGRDGRDVVNTVASHPNVKKLIPGPIEAGGGGSRGGVRAKATRAGESGNVRLLIRDGSSVQENRVVTTAMDRETGERVRDALNEALVEAGYQDD from the coding sequence ATGGACTGTCGGCGGTGTGGCACCGAACTCGACCGGCCGGGCGACTACTGTCTGGCCTGTGACACCGCCAACTGCGACGCTGTCGTCGTCGAGTTCGACCGCGAACGCGCGACGCTCACGTTCCTCCGCGATCCGCCCGAGCACGCCGACGAGGAGGCGCCGGAGGTCGTCGGCGAGACGACGATCACGACCGTCCCCGAGGAGGACCCCGAGGCGCGAGTGGTCGAACTCCGCAACTTCGCCGGGAAAGTCGCCGACGAGATCCGGCGCAAGCGCCCCGAGGAGGTGTACGCTGCCGGCGCGCGTGAACCGCTGCGGGAGTGTCGCGCCCAGCTCCACCACCGGTTCTACCGCGTGCCGGACGACGACCCCGTCGAGCGGGTGCGGAGCCAGCGCGGCGAGCGGTCGCTGGAGGTGGTCGAGACGCCGCCGGCGGAGAAGCTCGGCGGCTCCCACTCCACCCTCATCGGCGGCCGCGACGGTCGCGACGTGGTGAACACCGTCGCCTCCCACCCGAACGTGAAGAAGCTGATCCCGGGCCCGATCGAGGCCGGCGGTGGCGGGAGCCGCGGCGGCGTCCGGGCGAAGGCGACCCGCGCCGGCGAGAGCGGCAACGTCCGCCTGCTGATCCGTGACGGCTCCAGCGTCCAGGAGAACCGCGTCGTGACGACGGCGATGGACCGCGAGACCGGCGAGCGCGTGCGCGACGCGCTCAACGAGGCGCTGGTCGAGGCGGGGTATCAGGACGACTGA
- a CDS encoding type IV pilin yields MTFSSSRGVSSVIATILLVAVVVILASTVSVFVFGVADDVDEAAPTVAQSSGELVVQDGDDGGIVRLTHAAGDPLTVSNLEIAVDAQEACGKTGRLVNLPASGGDPNPTSEYVRGDDVFDNSYNSVGGPIGEAGGEWEVGETVTFRLAKSECPLESADTITVHVVHTPTDSIVIEKTLSAT; encoded by the coding sequence GTGACCTTTTCGTCCTCGCGGGGAGTCTCGTCGGTCATCGCGACGATCCTGCTGGTCGCCGTCGTCGTGATACTCGCTTCGACGGTTTCGGTGTTCGTCTTCGGGGTGGCCGACGACGTGGACGAGGCTGCCCCAACCGTCGCCCAATCGAGCGGCGAACTCGTCGTTCAGGACGGGGACGACGGTGGTATCGTCCGACTCACACACGCGGCAGGGGACCCCCTCACCGTCTCGAACTTGGAAATCGCCGTTGACGCGCAGGAGGCCTGTGGGAAAACCGGCCGGTTAGTGAACCTCCCGGCGAGCGGTGGCGATCCGAACCCGACGAGCGAGTACGTTCGCGGTGACGACGTCTTCGACAACTCGTACAACTCCGTCGGCGGCCCGATCGGCGAGGCCGGTGGAGAGTGGGAAGTCGGAGAGACCGTGACGTTCCGGTTGGCCAAAAGCGAATGTCCGCTGGAGAGCGCTGACACGATAACGGTTCACGTCGTGCACACGCCGACGGACTCGATCGTGATCGAAAAGACGCTGAGCGCGACGTAA
- a CDS encoding proline dehydrogenase family protein — protein sequence MIPPIASNFVAGESPAAALDHAARMNDDGVRVILNLLGEHYEEPENAAADTRAYRALVRDIADSDVDACISVKPSQLGIDIGDDVFESNYRSVVEAAQDAGVFVWCDMEDADTTDVTLDAFEEFAREFDGGVGQCVQSNLRRTSDDLERLADVPGKIRLVKGAYDEPESIAYKEKSKVNERYREDLETLFAEYDGGIAVGSHDPEMIDYAKELREEYGREFEVQMLMGVRGDAQRELAAEGEEVWQYAPYGEKWLSYFWRRLRERKENALFALRAIVSG from the coding sequence GTGATACCTCCGATCGCCAGCAACTTCGTCGCGGGCGAGAGCCCGGCGGCCGCGCTCGATCACGCCGCGCGGATGAACGACGACGGCGTGCGCGTCATTCTGAACCTCCTCGGCGAGCATTACGAGGAGCCCGAGAACGCGGCCGCGGACACGAGAGCCTACCGGGCGCTGGTGCGCGATATCGCCGACAGCGACGTCGACGCCTGCATCTCGGTCAAACCCTCACAGCTGGGCATCGACATCGGCGACGACGTGTTCGAGTCGAACTACCGATCGGTCGTCGAGGCCGCACAGGACGCCGGCGTGTTCGTCTGGTGTGACATGGAGGACGCCGACACCACCGACGTCACCCTCGACGCCTTCGAGGAGTTCGCCCGTGAGTTCGACGGCGGCGTCGGCCAGTGTGTCCAGTCGAACCTCCGGCGCACGAGCGACGATCTCGAACGGCTGGCGGACGTGCCCGGGAAGATCCGGCTGGTGAAGGGGGCCTACGACGAGCCGGAGTCGATCGCGTACAAGGAGAAGTCGAAGGTGAACGAGCGCTACCGCGAGGACCTGGAGACGCTGTTCGCGGAGTACGACGGCGGGATCGCGGTCGGCAGCCACGACCCGGAGATGATCGACTACGCCAAGGAGCTGCGCGAGGAGTACGGTCGGGAGTTCGAGGTGCAGATGCTGATGGGGGTCCGCGGGGACGCACAGCGCGAGCTCGCCGCCGAGGGCGAGGAGGTGTGGCAGTACGCGCCGTACGGCGAGAAGTGGCTCTCGTACTTCTGGCGCCGCCTGCGCGAGCGCAAGGAGAACGCGCTGTTCGCGCTGCGGGCAATCGTGAGCGGGTGA
- a CDS encoding DNA-directed RNA polymerase subunit P, with the protein MSYKCSRCKRDVELDEYGGVRCPYCGHRVLLKERGGDVKEVNVK; encoded by the coding sequence ATGAGCTACAAGTGCTCCCGCTGTAAGCGCGACGTCGAACTCGACGAGTACGGCGGCGTGCGCTGTCCCTACTGTGGCCACCGCGTCCTGCTGAAGGAGCGCGGCGGCGACGTGAAGGAAGTCAACGTGAAGTGA
- a CDS encoding creatininase family protein — protein sequence MRLADATWTDVRDADADIAVLPVGSTEGHGPHAPLGTDAFTAEAVADAGADAYERESGDPVLVAPTVPVGISEEHRAFDGTLWVSPDTFRAYVRETVESLAAGDGPDAVVLVNGHGGNVDALREVTARLTRDEVARVAPFTWFEAVDEHSSDMGHAGPLETAFLRHEHPELVREDRVGEAREGGSERWGDWVSGVNLAVDSDEFTENGVVGDPGEGDAERGAELKELATAALVDLLAAVRERS from the coding sequence ATGCGCCTCGCCGACGCCACGTGGACCGACGTTCGCGACGCCGACGCCGACATCGCCGTCCTCCCTGTCGGATCGACGGAGGGCCACGGCCCGCACGCGCCGCTGGGGACCGACGCGTTCACCGCCGAGGCCGTCGCTGACGCCGGCGCCGACGCCTACGAGCGAGAGTCGGGCGACCCGGTGCTCGTCGCACCCACGGTGCCGGTCGGGATCAGCGAGGAACACCGTGCGTTCGACGGCACGCTCTGGGTGTCACCGGACACGTTCCGCGCGTACGTCCGCGAGACCGTCGAGAGCCTCGCCGCCGGCGACGGTCCGGACGCGGTCGTGCTGGTCAACGGCCACGGCGGGAACGTCGACGCGCTCCGGGAGGTCACGGCGCGCCTCACCCGGGACGAGGTGGCCCGCGTCGCACCGTTCACCTGGTTCGAGGCGGTCGACGAGCACAGCAGCGACATGGGTCACGCCGGCCCGCTAGAGACCGCGTTCCTCCGGCACGAACACCCCGAGCTCGTCCGCGAGGACCGCGTCGGCGAGGCCCGCGAGGGTGGGAGCGAACGCTGGGGTGACTGGGTATCGGGGGTGAACCTCGCGGTCGACAGCGACGAGTTCACGGAGAACGGCGTGGTCGGCGACCCGGGAGAGGGTGACGCCGAGCGCGGAGCCGAGCTGAAAGAGCTGGCGACGGCGGCGCTGGTCGACCTGCTCGCGGCGGTTCGGGAGCGGTCGTAG
- a CDS encoding thiamine-phosphate synthase family protein, translating to MKFVEEVVVDAFLPTYRSMLAERLRERGLTQADVADLLGVSQSAVSKYAHGEVDVHPDVEGDERVQALADRVAEGLADGTLSRVGALVETEVLIRELEDGDLLARLHEEAVPELADVDATFAVHDADSALRTSEQVLASVRRGLRVLTNASGFAGLIPNVGTNIVETLPDSTGIEDVAAVPGRIVDVKGAATVPGDPEFGVSEHVAGVLLATRAGGAGANAAVNLAYDDEILAAFSEAGYAAVEFDPGAGEDAVEAAVADADLDADEPFVLYQTGAHGVEAITYVLGPDAPTVARAVVETLLR from the coding sequence ATGAAGTTCGTCGAGGAGGTCGTCGTCGACGCCTTTCTCCCGACGTACCGATCGATGCTCGCGGAGCGACTCCGGGAGCGCGGGCTGACCCAGGCGGATGTCGCCGACCTGCTGGGTGTGAGCCAGTCGGCCGTCTCGAAGTACGCCCACGGCGAGGTGGACGTCCACCCCGACGTGGAGGGGGACGAACGAGTGCAGGCGCTCGCGGACCGCGTCGCCGAAGGGCTGGCCGACGGCACCCTCAGCCGTGTCGGCGCGCTGGTCGAGACGGAGGTGCTGATCCGCGAACTGGAGGACGGCGACCTGCTCGCGCGCCTCCACGAGGAGGCCGTCCCCGAACTCGCCGACGTCGACGCGACGTTCGCGGTCCACGACGCCGACTCCGCGCTGCGGACGAGCGAGCAGGTGCTCGCCTCCGTCCGGCGGGGCCTCAGGGTACTCACGAACGCCTCCGGCTTCGCGGGGCTGATCCCCAACGTCGGGACGAACATCGTCGAGACACTGCCGGATTCGACCGGTATCGAGGACGTGGCCGCGGTGCCGGGCCGGATCGTCGACGTGAAAGGCGCCGCGACGGTGCCGGGCGACCCGGAGTTCGGGGTCAGCGAACACGTCGCCGGCGTCCTCCTCGCGACCCGCGCCGGCGGCGCCGGGGCCAACGCCGCGGTCAACCTCGCCTACGACGACGAGATCCTCGCGGCCTTCTCGGAGGCGGGCTACGCGGCCGTCGAGTTCGACCCCGGGGCGGGCGAGGACGCCGTGGAGGCTGCAGTCGCGGACGCGGATCTCGACGCCGACGAGCCGTTCGTGCTCTACCAGACCGGCGCCCACGGCGTCGAGGCGATCACCTACGTTCTCGGTCCCGACGCGCCGACGGTCGCACGGGCGGTCGTCGAGACGCTGCTACGGTAG
- a CDS encoding KEOPS complex subunit Pcc1, with the protein MTAHTATLSVSYGSTDRARRVFASLDPEVGGVDDDRASARVAREADTVEVTVEATDLTALRAGTTSWSRLLTVAERVTAVGAQRF; encoded by the coding sequence GTGACGGCACACACCGCGACCCTCTCTGTCTCGTACGGCTCCACCGACCGCGCCAGACGCGTCTTCGCCAGTCTCGACCCCGAAGTCGGCGGCGTCGACGACGATCGAGCCAGCGCGCGCGTCGCCCGGGAGGCGGACACCGTCGAGGTGACCGTCGAAGCCACGGATCTGACCGCGCTCCGGGCCGGGACGACCAGCTGGAGCCGGCTGTTGACGGTCGCGGAACGGGTGACTGCGGTCGGAGCCCAACGGTTTTAG
- a CDS encoding 50S ribosomal protein L37, whose amino-acid sequence MAENKSRSAGSAGRFGARYGRVSRRRVSEIEDAMENATVDGDSVKRIGTGIWKNEETGETFTGGAYRPETPGGRSAKRSIRAALSEDSE is encoded by the coding sequence ATGGCTGAGAACAAGTCCCGATCCGCCGGCAGCGCCGGTCGCTTCGGCGCGCGCTATGGGCGGGTCTCCCGGCGACGCGTCTCGGAGATCGAGGACGCGATGGAGAACGCCACCGTCGACGGCGACTCCGTGAAGCGTATCGGCACCGGCATCTGGAAGAACGAGGAGACTGGCGAGACGTTCACCGGCGGCGCGTACCGTCCGGAGACTCCCGGCGGACGCTCGGCGAAGCGCTCCATCCGCGCAGCACTCTCCGAAGACAGCGAGTAA
- the dcd gene encoding dCTP deaminase gives MILSDRDILRRMEEGDLVVDPIDDLDTQLQPASLDLRLGEEFLEFQRTNISCIHPNREAEVGDYVRETTVPEGEEFILHPGDFVLGTTKERVDIPDDLIATVQGRSSLGRLAIVIHATAGIVDPGYKGQITLELSNLGTAPVALSPGMRVSQLIFTELSSAADRPYGVDRDSKYQNQEGPQASRIGVDPEFSGEGE, from the coding sequence ATGATCCTCTCGGACCGCGACATCCTGCGCCGGATGGAGGAGGGCGACCTCGTCGTCGACCCGATCGACGATCTCGACACCCAGCTCCAGCCGGCCAGCCTCGACCTCCGACTCGGCGAGGAGTTCCTGGAGTTCCAGCGCACGAACATCTCCTGTATCCACCCCAACCGCGAGGCGGAGGTCGGCGACTACGTCCGCGAGACCACCGTCCCCGAGGGCGAGGAGTTCATCCTCCATCCCGGCGACTTCGTGCTCGGCACGACCAAGGAGCGCGTGGACATCCCGGACGACCTGATCGCCACCGTCCAGGGGCGCTCCTCGCTGGGTCGGCTCGCGATCGTGATCCACGCTACTGCGGGCATCGTCGACCCCGGTTACAAGGGACAGATCACGCTCGAACTCTCGAACCTCGGTACTGCGCCGGTCGCGCTCTCCCCGGGGATGCGGGTCTCACAGCTCATCTTCACCGAACTCTCCTCGGCGGCGGACCGCCCGTACGGTGTCGACCGCGACTCGAAGTACCAGAACCAAGAGGGCCCACAGGCGTCCCGCATCGGCGTCGATCCGGAGTTCTCCGGGGAGGGAGAATGA
- a CDS encoding IS6 family transposase translates to MAETARLIGGSDCFELDFLEREATPESAMKLGIRLHLAGLSLSDTISVLDRLGVERCRTTVHNWVQKADLQPLDDANPDHVAVDETVIQLNNEQFWLYAAVDPDSNRMLHVKLSPTRNQAVTEMFLAELRDKHLVDDALFLVDSAAWLKTALHRHGLDYRYEKHGNRNSVERVFRELKRRTNQFSNCFSHAEADTVENWLQAFAFAWNQLI, encoded by the coding sequence ATGGCAGAAACCGCCCGCCTCATCGGAGGTAGCGACTGCTTCGAGTTAGATTTTCTGGAGCGGGAGGCGACACCCGAGTCCGCGATGAAGCTGGGTATCCGGCTCCATCTAGCTGGACTATCACTTTCGGATACCATCTCGGTTCTCGATAGGTTGGGTGTCGAACGGTGTCGCACGACCGTTCACAACTGGGTGCAGAAGGCCGATCTACAGCCCCTCGACGATGCGAACCCGGATCACGTCGCGGTTGACGAAACCGTGATCCAACTCAACAACGAGCAGTTCTGGCTGTACGCTGCTGTCGATCCCGACTCAAACCGAATGTTACACGTCAAGCTCTCTCCGACGAGAAACCAAGCGGTTACCGAGATGTTCCTCGCCGAACTCCGTGACAAACATCTCGTTGATGACGCACTCTTTCTCGTCGATTCTGCAGCTTGGTTGAAAACTGCACTCCATCGACACGGCCTCGATTACAGATACGAGAAACACGGTAATCGGAACAGTGTCGAACGTGTCTTCCGAGAACTAAAACGCCGAACCAACCAGTTCTCAAACTGTTTCAGTCACGCCGAAGCAGACACCGTCGAAAATTGGCTTCAAGCGTTCGCCTTCGCATGGAACCAGCTTATCTGA
- a CDS encoding dihydroneopterin aldolase family protein, with protein sequence MSDAPTDAQQACFEAGIKFGSLYHQFAGTPVSPESTRSLETAIAEAIENQPHCESVSVDILDDRVAAAIDHDEGYAELTGSLMEVEMRIDYEGTEVRTRMAMEDGYPRMRIVGIED encoded by the coding sequence ATGTCCGACGCGCCCACCGACGCCCAGCAGGCCTGCTTCGAGGCCGGCATCAAGTTCGGCTCGCTCTACCACCAGTTCGCCGGCACGCCCGTCTCGCCGGAGAGCACCCGCAGCCTCGAGACCGCGATCGCGGAGGCGATCGAGAACCAGCCCCACTGCGAGTCCGTCTCGGTCGACATCCTCGACGACCGCGTCGCCGCCGCGATCGACCACGACGAGGGGTACGCCGAGCTCACGGGCAGCCTGATGGAGGTGGAGATGCGGATCGACTACGAGGGCACGGAGGTCCGGACGCGGATGGCGATGGAGGACGGCTACCCGCGGATGCGGATCGTCGGGATCGAGGACTGA
- the pth2 gene encoding peptidyl-tRNA hydrolase Pth2 translates to MKQAIVARTDIGMGTGKLAAQVAHASLSAYEDADERTRKAWKGDGQKKVVLKGSGEDQLFELAHRAEREGLPNAVVRDAGHTQLEPGTATTVAIGPGEDEIVDRVTGDLSLF, encoded by the coding sequence ATGAAGCAGGCGATCGTCGCCCGGACCGACATCGGGATGGGGACCGGGAAGCTGGCCGCACAGGTAGCCCACGCCTCGCTCTCGGCGTACGAGGACGCCGACGAACGTACCCGCAAGGCGTGGAAGGGCGATGGGCAGAAGAAGGTCGTCCTGAAGGGCAGCGGCGAGGATCAGCTGTTCGAGCTGGCCCACCGAGCCGAACGGGAGGGGCTCCCGAACGCGGTCGTCCGCGACGCCGGGCACACCCAGCTCGAGCCCGGGACGGCGACGACGGTCGCGATCGGCCCCGGCGAGGACGAGATCGTCGACCGCGTGACCGGCGATCTCTCGCTGTTCTGA
- a CDS encoding YqaA family protein, with protein sequence MLPVPGLDPFVTALLQHGATGAGPFAQLVETATGWVGLLAIFVYSFLIAFALPGVSEIVLFAPLDLGVGETVQLALIILVSGIGKAAGSVFAFHIGQEAKESGPVTRALRRSRFDVVEWSEKKVVVLAQKYGYGGLALALCVPTFPDTLSIYAFSVLEEDYYRFALATFIGSVGRLLVTLGGVAIFNAF encoded by the coding sequence GTGCTGCCGGTCCCCGGTCTCGACCCGTTCGTTACGGCGCTCCTCCAGCACGGCGCAACCGGTGCGGGACCGTTCGCCCAGCTGGTCGAGACGGCGACTGGCTGGGTCGGCCTCCTCGCCATTTTCGTCTACTCGTTCCTGATCGCGTTCGCGCTCCCGGGTGTGAGCGAGATCGTCCTGTTCGCGCCGCTCGACCTGGGGGTCGGCGAGACGGTCCAGTTGGCGCTCATCATCCTCGTCTCCGGGATCGGCAAAGCCGCCGGCTCGGTGTTCGCGTTCCACATCGGCCAGGAGGCTAAGGAGTCCGGCCCCGTGACCCGCGCGCTGCGGCGGTCGCGGTTCGACGTGGTGGAGTGGTCCGAGAAGAAGGTGGTCGTGCTCGCCCAGAAGTACGGCTACGGCGGGCTGGCGCTCGCGCTCTGTGTGCCGACGTTCCCGGACACGCTCTCGATATACGCGTTCTCGGTGCTCGAGGAGGACTACTACCGGTTCGCGCTGGCGACGTTCATCGGGAGCGTCGGGCGGCTGTTAGTGACCCTCGGCGGCGTCGCGATCTTCAACGCGTTCTAA
- a CDS encoding DUF502 domain-containing protein: MTRWKRDFASGLIVVLPVLVLLFVLDWLIGHLLGLPLNVPPDRIPPGLVPSPITVEAAAMALELGLTLGLFLSVTLAAGYLMRTQMGRIAEGLFDDIVNRVPGVRVLYNASKLAVETAVSGASELQKPVKLEPWNGMRMTAFKTGQKTADGRDVLFMPTAPNITTGFVVEVEPDDYEETDESVEEALTRVLSAGFGESNETEIPVTDALAGDDEEQ, encoded by the coding sequence ATGACTCGGTGGAAGCGTGATTTCGCCAGCGGCCTGATCGTCGTCCTCCCCGTGCTGGTGTTGCTGTTCGTGCTGGATTGGCTGATCGGCCACCTGCTCGGCCTGCCGTTGAACGTCCCGCCCGACCGCATCCCGCCCGGGCTGGTGCCGTCGCCGATCACCGTCGAGGCGGCGGCGATGGCGCTGGAACTGGGGCTGACGCTTGGGCTGTTCCTCTCCGTGACGCTCGCGGCCGGCTACCTGATGCGCACCCAGATGGGCCGGATCGCCGAGGGGCTGTTCGACGACATCGTGAACCGTGTTCCCGGCGTTCGCGTGCTGTACAACGCCTCGAAGCTGGCGGTCGAGACCGCCGTCTCGGGCGCGAGCGAACTCCAGAAACCCGTGAAGCTGGAGCCCTGGAACGGGATGCGGATGACCGCGTTCAAGACGGGACAGAAAACCGCGGACGGTCGGGACGTGCTGTTCATGCCGACGGCGCCGAACATCACCACGGGGTTCGTCGTCGAGGTCGAGCCGGACGACTACGAGGAGACCGACGAGAGCGTCGAAGAAGCACTGACGCGCGTGCTCTCGGCGGGGTTCGGCGAGTCGAACGAGACGGAGATCCCCGTGACCGACGCCCTCGCCGGCGACGACGAGGAGCAGTGA
- the azf gene encoding NAD-dependent glucose-6-phosphate dehydrogenase Azf, which translates to MDDPVLLTGAGGRVGQAILSRLADEYDWRLLDREPIPEDRRHGVPESASIVADVTDEDAVADAVADCGAVIHLAGDPRPNAPWDSVLANNIDGAQTVFSAAVDAGVEKVAFASSNHAVGAYETDERTPEMYREDDEYRLDGTELPRPSNLYGVSKASGETLGRYYHDHADLDVVCVRIGNLTEGHPPREYERGQAMWLSHRDCAHLFKRCLEAEYDYEIVYGISDNDRKYYSLDRAKDVLGYDPQDNSAEYTFAGEPRGDAGE; encoded by the coding sequence ATGGACGACCCGGTGCTGCTGACGGGTGCCGGCGGCCGCGTGGGGCAGGCGATCCTCTCACGGCTCGCCGACGAGTACGACTGGCGGCTGCTCGACCGGGAGCCCATCCCCGAGGATCGCCGCCACGGCGTGCCCGAGTCGGCGTCGATCGTCGCGGACGTGACCGACGAGGACGCGGTCGCCGACGCCGTCGCCGACTGTGGCGCGGTGATCCACCTCGCCGGCGACCCCCGCCCCAACGCGCCGTGGGACTCGGTGCTCGCGAACAACATCGACGGCGCTCAGACCGTGTTCTCGGCGGCCGTCGACGCCGGCGTCGAGAAGGTCGCGTTCGCCTCCTCCAACCACGCCGTCGGCGCCTACGAGACCGACGAGCGCACGCCGGAGATGTACCGCGAGGACGACGAGTACCGCCTCGACGGCACCGAACTCCCGCGCCCGTCGAACCTCTACGGCGTCTCGAAGGCCAGCGGCGAGACGCTGGGGCGCTACTACCACGACCACGCCGACCTCGACGTGGTCTGTGTCCGGATCGGCAACCTCACCGAGGGCCATCCCCCGCGGGAGTACGAGCGCGGGCAGGCGATGTGGCTCTCCCACCGCGACTGCGCCCACCTGTTCAAGCGGTGTCTGGAGGCAGAGTACGACTACGAGATCGTCTACGGCATCTCCGACAACGACCGGAAGTACTACTCCCTCGACCGCGCGAAGGACGTGCTCGGCTACGACCCGCAGGACAACTCCGCGGAGTACACGTTCGCGGGCGAGCCGAGAGGCGACGCTGGCGAGTAA
- the truD gene encoding tRNA pseudouridine(13) synthase TruD, whose amino-acid sequence MREAHPRERTVGIQWYVSDADGVGGRLRERPDAFRVRELEAFDTEPVESGAGDYPYLVLRATLTGWDTNDFASRLSDAMGISRERVDWAGTKDKHAVTTQLFSVYDADPGDLPEIRDVEIEVVGRAGRHLSYGDLAGNAFEIVVREPENPENADEITGQLRAFAGDAEGDRIGVPNVFGHQRFGSRRPVTHQVGLAIVRREWRDAVLAYVGNAFETEPDDTRDARQFVDEQAASDDPDWGACLDRMPRKLGYERSMLHRLQERGAGDADGEPENWRHALEAVPSNLQRLFVNAAQSYAFNRILSERLGRELPFHEPVAGDVCCFTDNDVDAVRKPDTDRLQRATAERVDVLTRHCERGRAFVTAPLIGTETEFAEGEPGEIEREVFDDLGLEPGMFDLPGNFESTGTRRAILVDTAMTVEHDPLTFTFALPSGSYATAVLREYLKSDPMEL is encoded by the coding sequence ATGCGTGAAGCCCACCCCCGCGAGCGGACCGTCGGCATCCAGTGGTACGTCAGCGACGCCGACGGCGTCGGCGGCCGCCTCCGGGAGCGGCCCGACGCGTTCCGCGTTCGGGAGTTGGAAGCGTTCGATACCGAGCCCGTCGAGAGCGGCGCCGGCGACTACCCGTATCTCGTGCTCCGCGCGACGCTGACGGGATGGGACACCAACGACTTCGCGAGCCGGCTCTCCGACGCGATGGGGATCTCCCGCGAACGTGTCGACTGGGCGGGCACGAAGGACAAACACGCCGTCACGACCCAGCTGTTCTCGGTGTACGACGCCGATCCCGGCGATCTCCCGGAGATCCGTGACGTCGAGATCGAGGTCGTGGGGCGTGCAGGCCGACACCTCTCCTACGGCGACCTCGCCGGAAACGCGTTCGAGATCGTCGTCCGTGAGCCGGAGAACCCCGAAAACGCCGACGAGATCACCGGCCAGCTCCGGGCGTTCGCGGGCGACGCGGAGGGCGACCGGATCGGTGTCCCCAACGTCTTCGGCCACCAGCGCTTCGGCAGTCGGCGGCCCGTCACCCACCAGGTCGGACTAGCGATCGTCCGCCGGGAGTGGCGCGACGCCGTCCTCGCGTACGTCGGCAACGCGTTCGAGACCGAACCCGACGACACTCGGGACGCACGCCAGTTCGTCGACGAACAGGCGGCGAGCGACGACCCCGACTGGGGAGCCTGCCTCGATCGGATGCCCCGAAAGCTGGGGTACGAGCGGTCGATGCTCCACCGGCTGCAGGAACGTGGCGCCGGGGACGCCGACGGTGAGCCCGAGAACTGGCGCCACGCGCTCGAAGCCGTCCCGTCGAACCTCCAGCGGCTGTTCGTCAACGCCGCGCAGTCGTACGCGTTCAACCGCATCCTGAGCGAACGGCTCGGTCGGGAACTCCCGTTCCACGAGCCCGTGGCGGGCGACGTCTGCTGCTTCACCGACAACGACGTCGACGCCGTCCGGAAGCCCGATACGGATCGGCTCCAGCGCGCGACCGCGGAGCGCGTCGACGTGCTCACCCGGCACTGCGAGCGCGGGCGAGCGTTCGTGACCGCGCCGCTGATCGGGACCGAGACCGAGTTCGCCGAGGGGGAGCCGGGCGAGATCGAACGGGAGGTGTTCGACGATCTCGGGCTGGAGCCGGGGATGTTCGACCTGCCCGGGAACTTCGAGTCGACCGGCACCCGGCGCGCGATACTTGTCGACACGGCGATGACCGTGGAGCACGACCCGCTGACGTTCACGTTCGCGCTCCCCTCCGGGAGCTACGCGACGGCGGTGCTCCGGGAGTACCTGAAAAGCGACCCGATGGAGCTGTAG
- a CDS encoding DUF5790 family protein, producing MSQTTFDEDDLFGEAAEEMRGEVESHLADAREALPAADSVWEVDADNALGVLNGLKSALDTGDAADHLRQAKKQYVMGERADAFEDADDLEAEIEELEELLEGIEDAHEDASELAGALPELRSALQDAADEEDDE from the coding sequence ATGAGTCAGACCACGTTCGACGAGGACGACCTGTTCGGCGAGGCGGCCGAGGAGATGCGCGGCGAGGTCGAGAGCCACCTCGCGGACGCCCGCGAGGCGCTGCCGGCCGCCGACTCAGTGTGGGAGGTCGACGCCGACAACGCGCTGGGCGTGCTCAACGGGCTCAAATCCGCGCTCGACACTGGCGACGCCGCCGACCACCTCCGACAGGCGAAAAAGCAGTACGTGATGGGCGAGCGCGCCGACGCGTTCGAGGACGCCGACGATCTGGAGGCGGAGATCGAGGAGCTGGAGGAGCTGCTCGAGGGGATCGAGGACGCCCACGAGGACGCCAGCGAGCTCGCGGGCGCGCTGCCGGAACTGCGCTCCGCGCTGCAGGACGCTGCGGACGAGGAAGACGACGAGTAG